Proteins encoded within one genomic window of Citrobacter amalonaticus Y19:
- a CDS encoding aspartate/glutamate racemase family protein: MKKIAMLHTSSATLAMMQQLIGDIMPEADVMHLVEESMIKQVMKAGGVTPNIAARIADYVHIAEKADCEIFITACSSIGTAVEQCQFMTPLQLARIDCAMVESAISLGENIAVLATVATTMKPTLEYVQRKVQASGKQCAVTPILMEEAFHALLAGDMETHDRIVSEGLHSAYKQADVVMLAQASMARVLQQLPPPPVPVMTSPESGIRWLKTLAESA, from the coding sequence ATGAAAAAGATCGCTATGCTTCACACCAGTTCCGCCACGCTCGCCATGATGCAGCAACTGATCGGGGACATCATGCCAGAAGCGGACGTGATGCACCTGGTCGAAGAGTCGATGATTAAACAGGTGATGAAAGCCGGGGGCGTCACGCCGAACATTGCGGCGCGCATTGCCGACTACGTCCATATTGCCGAAAAAGCAGATTGTGAGATTTTCATCACCGCCTGCTCGTCCATTGGCACAGCGGTTGAGCAGTGTCAGTTTATGACGCCGCTGCAACTTGCCCGTATCGACTGCGCAATGGTGGAAAGCGCCATTAGCCTGGGTGAAAACATTGCCGTACTGGCCACCGTCGCCACCACGATGAAACCGACGCTGGAATACGTGCAGCGCAAAGTACAGGCCAGCGGCAAGCAGTGCGCGGTGACGCCGATATTGATGGAAGAGGCTTTCCACGCTCTGCTGGCGGGCGATATGGAAACCCACGATCGCATCGTCAGCGAAGGATTGCACAGCGCGTATAAACAGGCCGATGTCGTAATGCTGGCGCAGGCATCGATGGCGCGCGTTCTGCAACAGCTCCCTCCTCCGCCCGTCCCGGTGATGACCTCACCAGAAAGTGGCATCCGCTGGCTGAAAACGCTGGCGGAAAGCGCCTGA
- a CDS encoding GlcG/HbpS family heme-binding protein: protein MMTLTLEQARRAVDCALELADTRYTQRPLSAAVCDAHGELLSFARMDNAKLLTIELTQRKARTSSRLGCTTQAFLQRLQKESLDISYFADPRFTALPGGVPILHNGKCLGAVAVGGLSAQEDHDAAMAVAECLLKEIAE, encoded by the coding sequence ATGATGACTTTAACTCTGGAACAGGCACGACGCGCGGTAGACTGTGCGCTCGAGCTCGCTGACACCCGTTATACGCAACGTCCGCTCAGCGCGGCAGTGTGCGACGCCCACGGTGAGTTACTGAGCTTTGCCCGTATGGATAACGCCAAACTGTTAACCATTGAGCTGACACAGCGCAAAGCGCGCACCAGCAGCCGTTTAGGCTGCACCACGCAGGCGTTTCTACAGCGCCTGCAAAAGGAGTCGCTGGATATCAGCTACTTTGCTGACCCACGTTTTACCGCGCTGCCCGGCGGCGTACCGATTCTTCACAACGGTAAATGCCTGGGAGCCGTCGCGGTCGGTGGACTGTCCGCGCAGGAAGATCATGATGCGGCCATGGCCGTTGCCGAATGTTTGCTCAAGGAGATCGCAGAATGA
- a CDS encoding bile acid:sodium symporter family protein gives MTITTVIHKTGLGVCIAGGALAAIGALMQSPALWQPGLVMLTAGFAAGAGHWPGLRSYQFTLWIIAGFVAAMTWSTDLIVWGGFNITHKWIVFLVIQATMFSMGTKLTIQDFIDVAKMPWAVFIGTFCHFVIMPLLGLSITLLFDFPPEVAVGILLIGSCPSGLSSTVMVYIANANLALAVSIAAVSTLAATVMTPLWVNLLAGSMIDIQLTAMVMDVVKIVLIPIGAAILHDYLKTYAGVQGRRTVQILAGISAVWLLYMIAGGWDSLFGSASADAQMYAVVLNFVAGGIIWALFYNWLYSRVVGVKKVMPTISMMGIIFFTTTAAAAGRDNLVQVGFLLCFAMLMHNLGGFLIGYLMSRWVFRMDVQSARTVAFEVGLQNGGMASGLAAAMGKLATVGLASAVMTPLGNVSGSLLANYWRKKDARQAQAQNENLSAQPVSEPLSKG, from the coding sequence ATGACTATCACGACCGTTATTCACAAAACCGGACTGGGCGTCTGCATCGCCGGTGGCGCACTGGCGGCGATTGGCGCGCTGATGCAGTCTCCCGCCCTCTGGCAGCCGGGGCTGGTAATGCTGACGGCAGGCTTCGCGGCTGGCGCAGGCCATTGGCCTGGTCTTCGCAGCTACCAGTTTACCCTGTGGATCATCGCCGGCTTTGTCGCCGCGATGACCTGGTCAACCGATCTGATCGTCTGGGGCGGATTCAACATCACGCATAAGTGGATCGTCTTTTTAGTGATCCAGGCGACCATGTTCAGTATGGGGACCAAACTCACGATTCAGGATTTTATCGACGTTGCCAAAATGCCATGGGCGGTGTTTATCGGCACCTTCTGCCATTTCGTCATCATGCCTTTGCTTGGCCTGAGCATCACGCTGCTCTTTGACTTCCCACCGGAAGTGGCAGTGGGCATTCTGCTGATTGGTTCCTGCCCCAGCGGGCTCTCCTCCACCGTCATGGTGTATATCGCTAACGCCAACCTGGCGCTGGCGGTCTCTATCGCCGCAGTCTCGACGCTGGCGGCGACGGTGATGACGCCGCTGTGGGTGAATCTGCTGGCTGGATCGATGATCGACATTCAGCTCACCGCGATGGTAATGGACGTGGTGAAAATCGTGTTGATCCCAATTGGCGCGGCGATTTTACACGACTACCTGAAAACCTATGCCGGTGTGCAGGGACGTCGTACCGTGCAAATTCTGGCCGGGATCAGCGCCGTCTGGCTGCTGTATATGATTGCCGGGGGTTGGGACTCGCTGTTTGGCAGCGCCAGCGCCGACGCACAAATGTACGCAGTGGTGCTGAACTTTGTGGCAGGCGGGATTATCTGGGCGCTGTTCTACAACTGGCTCTACAGCCGCGTGGTCGGCGTTAAGAAAGTCATGCCGACCATCTCGATGATGGGCATCATTTTCTTCACCACTACCGCGGCCGCCGCCGGGCGTGACAACCTGGTGCAGGTCGGTTTCCTGCTCTGCTTCGCCATGCTGATGCACAACCTCGGTGGCTTCCTGATTGGCTATCTGATGAGCCGTTGGGTGTTCCGCATGGATGTCCAGTCAGCGCGGACGGTGGCCTTCGAAGTCGGTCTGCAAAATGGCGGTATGGCGTCGGGTCTTGCTGCCGCGATGGGCAAACTGGCGACCGTCGGTCTCGCCTCTGCGGTCATGACGCCGCTCGGCAACGTCAGCGGCTCGCTGCTGGCTAACTACTGGCGCAAAAAAGATGCCCGACAGGCGCAGGCACAGAACGAGAATTTGTCTGCTCAGCCAGTATCAGAACCTCTGTCAAAAGGATAA
- a CDS encoding 3-keto-5-aminohexanoate cleavage protein, which produces MSDTVIISLAPVAADCPRVIPEELAQEILASVEHGAAIVHLHVRDKQGRLTPDTTDFQATIDNVMRHSDLIIQASTGGVSSMSIAERCAPLDCPGVEMASLNVGSVNLGDAVYFNPGPDVEYCSRQITQRSIIPEFEVFEIGMINNILALEEKIQFTKPMLFNIVLGHRGSSPATVDALIALRSMIPRDALWGITHFGRKNFDIIAAAVGMGASEVRIGFEDSYYLSAEEKAQHNYQQVAKLATLIRSMDKKVATPDIARQMLAIPPRQ; this is translated from the coding sequence ATGTCGGATACTGTTATTATCTCGCTGGCACCCGTTGCCGCGGATTGCCCCAGAGTTATACCCGAAGAACTGGCGCAGGAAATATTAGCCAGCGTCGAACATGGTGCGGCAATAGTGCATTTACACGTTCGCGATAAGCAGGGTCGCCTGACGCCGGACACCACGGATTTTCAGGCGACGATCGATAACGTCATGCGCCATTCCGACCTGATCATTCAGGCCTCCACCGGTGGCGTCTCCTCGATGTCGATTGCCGAGCGCTGTGCGCCGCTGGATTGTCCCGGCGTCGAAATGGCCTCGCTGAATGTCGGCTCCGTTAACCTCGGCGATGCCGTGTATTTTAATCCCGGACCGGACGTCGAATATTGTTCCCGACAAATTACCCAGCGTTCCATTATTCCTGAATTTGAAGTCTTTGAAATAGGAATGATTAATAACATTCTGGCGCTGGAAGAAAAAATTCAGTTCACAAAACCCATGTTATTCAATATTGTGCTCGGACATCGTGGAAGTTCGCCGGCGACGGTTGATGCATTAATAGCCTTGCGGAGCATGATTCCACGTGACGCCTTGTGGGGAATTACGCATTTTGGCCGCAAGAACTTCGACATTATTGCAGCAGCGGTCGGTATGGGCGCCAGTGAAGTGAGAATTGGTTTTGAAGACAGCTATTATTTAAGCGCCGAAGAAAAAGCCCAGCATAATTATCAGCAGGTTGCCAAACTCGCCACGCTTATTCGCAGTATGGATAAAAAGGTCGCCACGCCGGATATTGCGCGGCAAATGTTAGCTATTCCACCACGACAGTAA
- a CDS encoding hydroxypyruvate isomerase family protein — MLKLAANLDWLFCERPIAGRFQAAKAAGFHGVEGLFLWQHPLDVLLAAQRETGLPVALMNAPAGNWLAGERGLASLPDRDEEFHHSLMIARDYATALGCRKVHVMAGLRVDTLSVSAQHERLTERLRIACDVMVETGIDVLIEPLNPQDMPGYVVDSFPLAESLINKVARENIGLQFDIYHCQKIHGNVAHLIERYLPIIKHFQIASVPGRHEPGTGELNEAWLFEFIKQTGYQGWMGCEYKPSTPGPESLRWMTPYL; from the coding sequence ATGCTGAAGTTAGCGGCTAACCTCGACTGGCTGTTTTGCGAACGCCCCATTGCCGGGCGCTTTCAGGCCGCAAAGGCGGCGGGTTTCCACGGCGTTGAAGGGTTGTTTCTCTGGCAGCATCCGCTGGATGTTCTGCTGGCAGCACAGCGGGAAACCGGTCTGCCCGTGGCGTTAATGAATGCACCGGCGGGTAACTGGCTGGCAGGCGAACGTGGGCTGGCATCCCTGCCGGATCGTGATGAGGAATTTCATCACAGTCTGATGATTGCCCGCGATTACGCCACGGCGTTGGGTTGTCGCAAGGTGCACGTCATGGCTGGGCTGCGCGTGGACACACTTTCCGTCAGCGCCCAGCATGAACGGTTAACCGAACGACTGCGTATCGCCTGTGACGTCATGGTCGAGACCGGAATCGACGTGCTGATTGAACCCTTAAATCCGCAGGATATGCCAGGTTATGTCGTCGACAGCTTTCCACTGGCCGAAAGTCTGATTAACAAAGTGGCCAGGGAAAATATCGGCTTACAGTTTGATATTTATCACTGCCAAAAAATACACGGTAATGTTGCGCATCTTATTGAACGTTATTTACCGATAATTAAACACTTTCAGATTGCTTCCGTGCCAGGTCGCCATGAACCGGGAACGGGAGAATTAAACGAAGCATGGCTCTTTGAATTTATTAAGCAGACAGGTTATCAGGGCTGGATGGGTTGTGAATATAAACCGTCAACACCAGGGCCCGAATCGTTACGCTGGATGACACCGTACTTATAA
- a CDS encoding DeoR/GlpR family DNA-binding transcription regulator produces the protein MMIPEQRRDFIYRYVHEKNVASFNELADLMSVSHMTVRRDIQLLEEEGKVISINGGVKLNNLLKSELPWREKAELHHDVKRRMGQLAAMLIEPGQTLYLDAGTSLFEVAKAVAASHCFNLTVVTNDFSISHYLMDMPHITLYHTGGLVDQRNRSCLGKSAASFLRTINIDVAFLSSSSWDTERGMSTPSEGKASVKEAVLTVSRRRVLVCDSSKFGKYGMFHICSLDQLTDIISDNQLPDVAQDTIASQGVKLHLVDCREGTHHAEVSG, from the coding sequence ATGATGATCCCCGAACAACGACGTGATTTTATCTACCGCTACGTGCATGAAAAAAACGTCGCCTCTTTTAATGAGCTGGCGGATCTGATGAGCGTGTCGCACATGACCGTGCGTCGCGATATCCAGTTGCTGGAAGAAGAAGGCAAAGTCATCTCGATCAACGGCGGGGTGAAACTCAACAATCTGCTGAAATCGGAGCTGCCGTGGCGTGAAAAGGCCGAACTGCATCATGATGTGAAGCGGCGGATGGGACAGCTTGCCGCAATGCTGATAGAACCAGGGCAAACGCTGTATCTGGATGCCGGCACCTCACTGTTTGAAGTGGCGAAAGCGGTCGCTGCCAGCCACTGCTTCAACCTGACGGTCGTGACGAACGATTTTTCCATCAGCCACTATCTGATGGACATGCCGCACATCACGCTGTATCACACCGGGGGACTGGTGGATCAGCGCAACCGTTCCTGCCTCGGGAAAAGCGCTGCCAGTTTTCTGCGCACGATTAACATCGACGTGGCGTTTCTCAGCTCATCCTCGTGGGATACCGAACGCGGTATGTCGACTCCCAGCGAGGGCAAGGCCTCGGTGAAAGAGGCGGTGCTCACCGTTTCCCGCCGTCGGGTGCTGGTCTGCGACAGCAGTAAATTTGGCAAATACGGGATGTTCCACATCTGCTCGCTGGATCAACTGACCGATATTATTTCGGATAACCAGTTGCCCGACGTGGCGCAGGACACCATTGCCAGCCAGGGCGTGAAGCTGCATCTGGTTGATTGTCGGGAGGGAACGCACCATGCTGAAGTTAGCGGCTAA
- a CDS encoding aldolase, with product MNPLTEQQLREQLVHYGRSLFMRGFSSGGSGNLSVRLPDGGYLVTPTNSCLGELDAATLSKLDANGVHLSGDKPSKEVPMHLAWYRHRPACGAVVHLHSPWLTALSCLPCSTPENCLPPLTPYYVMRVGQLPLLPYFKPGHEGIASALSEIAADHTAALLANHGPVVSGRSLREAVFNAEELEDSARIWLTLKPLGYVPLTAEAVAELQSSRQA from the coding sequence ATGAACCCGCTTACCGAACAGCAACTCCGTGAACAGCTGGTGCATTATGGTCGCTCTCTGTTTATGCGCGGCTTCAGCAGCGGCGGCTCGGGCAACCTGAGCGTAAGGCTGCCGGACGGTGGCTATCTGGTCACACCGACCAACTCCTGCCTGGGAGAACTGGACGCCGCCACGCTCAGTAAACTGGATGCTAACGGCGTTCACCTGAGTGGCGATAAGCCATCAAAAGAGGTGCCTATGCACCTGGCCTGGTACCGTCATCGCCCGGCCTGCGGCGCGGTAGTTCATCTGCATTCGCCGTGGCTGACTGCCCTCTCTTGTCTGCCGTGCAGCACGCCGGAAAACTGTCTGCCGCCGTTAACGCCATACTACGTGATGCGCGTCGGGCAGTTGCCGCTTCTGCCCTATTTCAAACCCGGTCATGAAGGCATTGCCAGCGCACTCAGCGAGATTGCGGCGGACCATACCGCGGCGCTACTGGCCAATCACGGCCCGGTAGTCAGTGGCCGCTCACTCCGTGAGGCGGTGTTTAATGCCGAAGAGCTGGAAGATAGCGCCCGGATCTGGCTGACCTTAAAACCCCTCGGTTACGTGCCGCTAACGGCGGAAGCGGTAGCCGAACTTCAGTCATCCCGGCAAGCGTGA
- the otnK gene encoding 3-oxo-tetronate kinase, which produces MPVTTGVIADDFTGATDIASFMAEQGWRVALLPGMPDAAQPWNEEVDAIVISLKSRSLAADQAIDQSLRCWQWLHNTAGAQQIYFKYCSTFDSTPAGNIGPVSDALMEAMHTPYIIHCPALPQNGRTVIHGHLFVNGVLLNESGMEKHPLNPMTDANLIRLLAAQTPRTVGRIDLSTIQKGVEAVTHALDRCQSEGVRHVIVDTFSEADLHTLAQALRHTPLLAGGSGLGGALAACATPQRGQEAAHPFPTPAKTVVFSGSCSTMSNRQVNRYKAQAASRLLDVARCLTDAERYSDELSLWAMAHVDDALAPLIYATQPPEALKRIQQEYGEQPASRAIEHTFARLTAKLQAAGVNGFIVAGGETSGTVVEALQVSRLAVGKAIAPGVPWVFSAEPPLALALKSGNFGDEDFFFTAQEHTS; this is translated from the coding sequence ATGCCCGTCACGACAGGTGTTATCGCCGACGACTTTACTGGCGCAACGGATATAGCAAGTTTTATGGCTGAACAAGGCTGGCGAGTCGCACTGCTGCCCGGTATGCCAGACGCCGCACAGCCGTGGAATGAAGAGGTCGACGCGATTGTCATCTCGCTTAAAAGCCGTTCTCTGGCGGCTGACCAGGCTATCGATCAATCATTACGCTGCTGGCAATGGCTGCACAACACAGCCGGTGCGCAGCAGATTTACTTCAAATATTGTTCCACTTTTGATTCCACCCCTGCCGGTAATATCGGTCCGGTCAGCGATGCGCTGATGGAAGCCATGCACACGCCGTATATCATTCACTGTCCCGCCCTGCCGCAAAACGGACGGACGGTGATCCACGGACATCTGTTTGTGAATGGCGTATTGCTGAACGAATCCGGCATGGAGAAACATCCGCTCAACCCGATGACCGACGCGAACCTGATTCGACTGCTCGCGGCGCAAACACCCCGCACCGTCGGGCGCATCGACCTCAGCACAATTCAAAAAGGTGTGGAAGCGGTCACTCACGCGCTGGACCGCTGTCAGTCTGAAGGGGTACGCCATGTGATCGTGGATACCTTCAGCGAAGCCGATCTGCACACGCTCGCTCAGGCCTTGCGTCATACGCCGCTGCTGGCGGGCGGTTCCGGACTGGGCGGCGCACTGGCCGCCTGCGCCACCCCGCAGCGTGGGCAGGAAGCGGCACATCCTTTCCCGACGCCTGCAAAAACGGTGGTCTTTTCCGGAAGCTGTTCGACCATGAGCAACCGCCAGGTGAACCGCTATAAGGCGCAGGCTGCATCCCGTTTACTCGACGTGGCGCGCTGCCTGACAGACGCAGAACGTTACAGCGATGAGTTATCGCTGTGGGCGATGGCGCATGTCGATGACGCGCTTGCCCCGTTGATTTACGCCACCCAGCCGCCGGAAGCGCTTAAACGCATTCAACAGGAGTATGGCGAGCAGCCTGCCAGCCGGGCGATTGAACATACCTTTGCCAGACTGACAGCCAAACTGCAGGCCGCAGGCGTGAACGGTTTTATCGTCGCGGGCGGCGAAACCTCCGGCACCGTAGTGGAAGCGTTACAGGTGTCGCGACTGGCGGTCGGTAAAGCCATCGCCCCCGGTGTCCCCTGGGTGTTTTCCGCCGAACCACCGTTAGCGCTGGCGCTAAAGTCAGGCAACTTCGGTGACGAAGACTTCTTTTTTACCGCGCAGGAGCACACATCATGA
- a CDS encoding PocR ligand-binding domain-containing protein — translation MPQHIQDDVLHTFYSLAEVFAKATGLAAVVVDINGREISACHNFNSFCSLLRTDPRYQKSCQKCDKYCAFEGLKEEKTRILCCHAGLSFFSMPLIRQGHLLGFIICGQVRAKYPEYKTIVIDDDRQWDYDPKIKSAWSQVAVVENNHLVAAANLLSFIINNLNPVQSTTLSNTDVQLSDLRLSAMELSRHEKKLVAALRYIDEHLYEELTLESVAAHVCLSANYFSRFFKKRQGVNFKTWVSQKKMQRASELLCDPTNSIDSIARKLQYAQTSYFCRVFRAAHQTSPQSFRHEQLSL, via the coding sequence GTGCCTCAGCATATTCAGGACGATGTCTTACACACTTTTTACTCCCTGGCAGAGGTGTTTGCTAAGGCGACAGGGCTTGCCGCTGTCGTGGTGGACATTAATGGTCGGGAAATTTCCGCCTGTCATAATTTTAATTCTTTCTGTTCATTACTGCGTACCGATCCGCGATATCAAAAAAGTTGTCAGAAATGTGACAAATATTGCGCTTTTGAAGGACTGAAAGAAGAAAAAACCAGAATACTCTGCTGTCATGCGGGGTTGAGTTTTTTCTCTATGCCATTAATTCGTCAGGGGCATCTGCTGGGATTTATTATTTGTGGTCAGGTGCGCGCAAAGTATCCGGAATATAAAACCATTGTCATTGATGACGATCGGCAATGGGATTACGATCCCAAAATTAAATCAGCCTGGAGTCAGGTTGCCGTTGTTGAAAATAATCATCTGGTGGCGGCGGCAAACCTGCTCAGTTTTATTATTAATAATCTTAATCCGGTACAGAGTACAACGCTGAGCAATACCGATGTGCAGTTGAGTGATCTGCGCTTGTCGGCAATGGAGCTTTCGCGTCACGAAAAGAAACTGGTCGCGGCACTGCGTTATATCGATGAGCACTTGTACGAGGAGCTGACGCTGGAGTCGGTGGCGGCACATGTCTGTTTAAGTGCTAACTACTTTAGCCGCTTCTTTAAGAAACGGCAGGGCGTGAATTTTAAAACCTGGGTGAGTCAGAAAAAAATGCAGCGGGCGAGTGAGTTACTGTGCGATCCGACGAACTCTATCGACAGCATCGCCCGGAAACTTCAGTATGCGCAGACCAGCTACTTTTGTCGGGTGTTCCGGGCGGCTCACCAGACCTCTCCGCAGTCATTCCGTCATGAACAACTTTCGCTGTAG
- the cobA gene encoding uroporphyrinogen-III C-methyltransferase yields the protein MKNSGKVWLVGAGPGDITLLTLKALQCIQQADVIIYDRLVNPKILEWCSANCTCINVGKSPGYHCVPQEEINALLIHHARTQRNIVRLKGGDPYVFGRGAEEVECLVEESIAFEVVPGISSAIGGLACAGIPVTHRDLASGFHVVTGHTREGNQQQDWRQLAKLNGTLVIVMGIANLPFICEELLMGGKSPDTPAAIVMSATRENQRRLTCTLGTLLTKAQEANIVPPALIVVGDVVRLSDRLSFIPEVMERVYSESCS from the coding sequence ATGAAAAATTCCGGAAAAGTCTGGCTGGTTGGCGCCGGTCCTGGTGATATCACCTTACTGACCCTCAAAGCCCTGCAATGCATTCAACAGGCTGATGTCATTATTTACGATCGCTTGGTCAACCCTAAAATACTCGAGTGGTGCTCAGCGAACTGTACCTGTATCAACGTCGGCAAAAGTCCGGGCTATCATTGCGTTCCTCAGGAGGAGATCAATGCCCTGCTTATCCATCATGCGCGGACGCAGCGGAACATTGTCCGTCTGAAAGGCGGCGATCCTTACGTGTTTGGTCGCGGTGCCGAAGAGGTAGAGTGTCTGGTTGAGGAAAGTATTGCCTTCGAAGTGGTGCCGGGTATCAGTTCCGCTATTGGCGGGCTGGCCTGCGCCGGGATCCCGGTCACCCACCGCGACCTGGCCTCAGGTTTTCATGTCGTGACGGGACATACCCGAGAAGGCAATCAGCAACAGGACTGGCGGCAGCTTGCGAAGCTCAACGGCACGCTGGTGATTGTTATGGGGATCGCGAATCTGCCGTTTATTTGTGAAGAACTGCTGATGGGGGGCAAATCACCGGACACGCCCGCCGCCATTGTGATGTCGGCTACCCGGGAAAATCAGCGGCGCTTAACCTGTACGCTCGGCACATTGCTCACCAAGGCGCAGGAAGCGAATATTGTGCCGCCGGCGCTGATTGTGGTTGGCGATGTTGTCCGTCTGAGCGACCGGCTCTCTTTTATTCCAGAGGTGATGGAACGCGTCTACAGCGAAAGTTGTTCATGA
- a CDS encoding LysR family transcriptional regulator, with protein MRGKIPKTELLVTFEVVARHESYTRAAEELALTQSAVFRQVNALEDFLHTALFNHAKKRIFLNAAGKHYLSIVKETLNKLERDTNTIMTWQPTVEVIELAVNPTFSTHWLIPNLREFNKLNPDIIVNIHSLANIGDFLNREYDAAIMREDFCSPWSEVEYLFEEEILPVCSGSLLSQPNQKLAVEELLNEFPLLHQSTRINGWQEWFALSDVSSPLANKGPRFDLLSMLIAAVRSNLGVALLPRFAIQHDLDNGDMVIPCDVPMRTVNRFIMTWREEKAESRHLQVFREWLLQKSVVSPLER; from the coding sequence ATGAGAGGAAAGATACCAAAGACTGAATTACTGGTGACGTTTGAAGTGGTGGCACGCCATGAAAGTTATACGCGTGCGGCGGAGGAGTTAGCATTAACGCAAAGTGCCGTATTTCGCCAGGTGAATGCCCTTGAGGATTTTCTGCATACTGCATTATTTAATCATGCTAAAAAGCGGATTTTTTTAAACGCGGCCGGAAAGCATTATTTGAGCATTGTTAAAGAAACGCTAAATAAACTGGAGCGTGATACCAACACCATTATGACCTGGCAGCCGACGGTCGAAGTCATTGAACTGGCGGTCAATCCGACGTTCAGCACCCACTGGCTGATCCCCAATCTGCGTGAATTCAACAAGCTTAACCCCGATATTATCGTCAATATTCACTCACTGGCGAACATAGGCGATTTTCTCAACCGTGAATATGATGCGGCCATTATGCGTGAGGACTTCTGTTCGCCGTGGTCAGAAGTGGAGTATCTGTTCGAAGAGGAAATTTTACCGGTCTGTAGCGGCAGTCTGCTGTCGCAGCCCAACCAGAAACTGGCGGTCGAAGAGTTGCTCAATGAGTTTCCGTTACTGCATCAAAGTACGCGAATTAACGGCTGGCAGGAGTGGTTCGCCCTGTCGGATGTCAGTAGCCCACTGGCCAACAAAGGCCCGCGCTTTGATCTGCTGTCGATGCTGATCGCGGCGGTGCGGTCTAATCTGGGGGTCGCGCTGCTCCCGCGCTTTGCGATCCAACACGATCTGGACAACGGTGACATGGTGATCCCTTGTGATGTGCCCATGCGTACCGTTAATCGTTTCATCATGACCTGGCGGGAAGAAAAAGCGGAATCCCGTCATTTACAGGTCTTCCGCGAGTGGTTGTTGCAAAAATCAGTGGTGTCACCCCTGGAACGCTGA
- the cobO gene encoding cob(I)yrinic acid a,c-diamide adenosyltransferase, protein MQARANSDRHRQRQQKLKEQVDIRVAAATEQKGIVIVFTGNGKGKSTAAFGTATRAVGHGKTVGVAQFIKGQWDNGEYNTLHPLGVEFHIMGTGFTWETQNRESDIAAALAVWTESKRMLADAHYDLVVLDELTYMLAYHYLDTEEVIAAIRERPAQQSVIVTGRGCHAQLLELADTVSELRPVKHAFDSGIQAQAGIDW, encoded by the coding sequence ATGCAAGCGCGAGCCAATAGCGACCGTCATCGTCAGCGTCAGCAAAAGCTGAAAGAACAGGTTGATATTCGCGTGGCAGCCGCCACGGAACAAAAAGGGATTGTGATCGTTTTCACCGGTAATGGAAAAGGGAAATCCACGGCCGCTTTTGGCACCGCTACGCGCGCGGTGGGACACGGTAAAACCGTTGGCGTCGCGCAGTTTATCAAAGGCCAGTGGGATAATGGCGAATACAACACCCTGCATCCGCTGGGCGTTGAATTTCACATTATGGGCACCGGGTTTACCTGGGAAACGCAAAACCGCGAGTCGGATATCGCGGCGGCGCTTGCCGTCTGGACAGAGAGCAAGCGTATGCTGGCCGATGCGCATTACGATCTGGTGGTACTGGACGAACTCACTTATATGCTGGCGTATCACTATCTTGATACCGAAGAGGTGATCGCCGCTATCCGGGAACGTCCGGCGCAGCAAAGTGTGATTGTAACCGGGCGGGGTTGCCACGCGCAGTTACTGGAGCTTGCTGATACGGTGAGCGAACTGCGCCCGGTAAAGCATGCCTTTGACAGCGGTATTCAGGCACAGGCGGGAATCGACTGGTAG